The following are from one region of the Coffea eugenioides isolate CCC68of unplaced genomic scaffold, Ceug_1.0 ScVebR1_213;HRSCAF=851, whole genome shotgun sequence genome:
- the LOC113756283 gene encoding putative F-box protein At1g67623 yields the protein MANQQGKSTTSILSLPTEVVSEVLARVGSSSSTDLFSAKLCCKLFNEASAADTIYQRVSLEKFEIVPWHKNDKVSRFLKKCRQCQNPEAMYRKAVVDYFSDKHLDAALECLEEAADSGHPDAAYALGIIYLFVGTDEFKRRGMGLLSGLQKSRFLQGAWKLCRENLRALVRMIWVKNPVFLNPAPICCAMTHERKTSSWPMDADDVEEITCEGCACDEEIAAICAALPNR from the exons ATGGCCAACCAACAAGGGAAATCAACTACCTCCATCCTCTCCCTTCCCACCGAGGTGGTATCGGAGGTCCTTGCACGTGTCGGGTCATCTTCCTCGACTGATCTTTTTAGCGCAAAACTATG CTGCAAGTTGTTTAACGAGGCGTCCGCCGCAGACACCATATACCAGCGGGTGTCACTGGAGAAGTTTGAAATCGTCCCCTGGCACAAAAACGACAAAGTATCCAGGTTCCTGAAGAAGTGCAGACAATGCCAAAATCCAGAAGCGATGTATCGGAAAGCCGTG GTTGACTATTTTTCGGACAAGCATTTGGACGCTGCATTGGAATGCCTCGAAGAGGCTGCCGATTCAGGCCACCCCGACGCTGCATATGCGTTGGGAATCATTTACCTCTTTGTTGGTACCGACGAGTTCAAGCGCAGAGGCATGGGACTGCTCAGCGGGTTGCAGAAATCCAGATTTCTGCAAGGGGCATGGAAACTTTGTCGTGAAAATTTGCGAGCGCTGGTGAGGATGATATGGGTCAAGAATCCTGTGTTTCTAAACCCAGCGCCCATTTGTTGTGCCATGACACACGAGAGGAAAACATCTTCATGGCCTATGGATGCCGATGACGTGGAGGAGATTACATGTGAAGGCTGCGCTTGCGATGAAGAAATTGCAGCAATTTGTGCCGCCCTACCCAACCGTTAG